AACCAGAGCAGCCTCCCGATGAAGCGGTGCTAACAAAATTTCCGTTGCACTTGAAGGCAGCGGCCGACATGAGGCGCTTGACATCCTTGCCCTTGCAAGAAGGACATTGCACCTCGCTGTCAGCTCCGAAGACTATCTGTTCGAATTCGGTTTCACAGGCTGTACATCTGTACTCGTAGATGGGCATCCTTCCATCACCTCTTGCGTGTTTTAATTAATTTTATTTCTTCCCTTCTCCTTAGTCCAGCCCGGACACTTGGCAAGCACTGAGAAAGGCAGGCCAAGGCAAGGATCTGAGGCATCCTATCCACTCTTTTCCCGGCGTTTACGCTTTTAATGCTTAGGGCCTTATTTCCCGAAGCCTTTTTCCTGGGGAATGATCCAGACTTGATGATCTCTTTTAGAGGCAAGCCGCTTATCTTAGTAATATACCCAACTCCACAGCTGGTGGCACGCCCGAGGGGTCCTCTTGGGGCCCCCAACCCCCATGGGCCAATAGAAAAACCTGGATCCTTTTCCTTGAATCATATGTCCAGCTCGATGGCCTTAACGGTTCTTTTGATGGACACCAGATAATCCCTCAAGGCGCTCCTGTCTTCTGGGCTCATCTCCTTGAAGGTTACCCCCACGTGGTAAAAGGGATCCTTGCTCACGAGGGAGCGCTCATACCACGACACCTCTCCTATGGCTGTTACCTTCCGTTTACTGGGAAGATCTATTTCCATGGTGATCTTGTTGCGAAGGATGGGAGACTCATCATAAGAGAGATGTAGGTCGTCTACTCTCATGGTAGGGGTCTGGAACACCAGGCCCGACATGGAGAGATCCTCCACCTTGGCATCCAGGCTTCTGGATATCTTCATCTCGTCCTTACCGCTGATGACCAGATACTTCATGTGCAGGCCCATGCCAGCCCTGGGCCTGATCTCACCTTCAGGGGTCTGTTTGCCCTGAGGGCTTCTTCTTTTCTGATCCTTGGCCATCGCCTCCCTCCCGGCATCGAGCAACCCCAAAAACGGAGCCTGCATGCCAGAGCCTCAAGCTGCTCCTTGGGCCATGGGTTGAACCCCTTGTTCTAGCGCCTTCTCTTTGATCGCCGCCGCCAGCAAGGGAACCATTATCTCGTGATGCCCTGTTAGGGCAAAGCCCCTACCGCCGCTGCCCGTGGGTCTGCGCACAACATTGGTCAGGGGCCTGTAGTGCTGGATGAAATCCATGTTCACAGTAGTCAGTTCCCTAAGAGCGTACCCCAGGTTGCGCACAAGGCTGACCGCCTTTAGAAAAACCTCTGGTAGCAACACGGCCGAGCCCAGGTTGATATGCACCCCGCCTTCCAAAGCAGCCACCCTCTCGCAGAAGGTCAAGAAATCCCTGTAACTGCCGGTACCTAGAAAGGAGCCCTCTGCCTCGGGATGAATGTGGTTGACGTCCGTGCCTATGGCCACGTGCACCGTAGCCGGGCTCTCCAGGGAAACACAGCAAGCCAAGATACTCTGGCCAGCAAAGGGGGCCGAGTGCTTCAGAATCCCTGTCCCCACCGCCTCACCCAGACCCTGGCCTCTCTCCACCCCCTCCTTGGCCAGCTTGTTGAGGATTTTCCCTGTTTCCTCGGCCATTCCGAACTCCCCGCTCCCCAGGCTCTCCTCCACCTGCTCTGAGGTATGTCCGGCCCAGGCTATCTCGAAATCATGCACCATGCCTGCGCCATTGGTGGCTACAGCCGTGATCCAGCCTTCTTTTAGAAGATCTATCACTATGCTGGAAAGCCCCACCTTGATCACATGCGCCCCCATGGCCAAAAGCACACCCTTGCCTCTTGCTCTGGCCTCAACGATTGCACAGGCCACGCTAAGAAGGTCCCTGGCACCCAGGTAAGCAGGCAGGTTTTCCAAGAATCGGGCCACACTCTCGCCCGGCCTGTGCGGTGTTGCAAAGCCCTCCACAGCCACTTTGCTCTTGCGTTCACTTAGCTTGTAGGTTCGCAAACGATTACGATCCAATGAAACTCTCAATGATTCTGGTCCTCCTGCTAATCGGCCAGTTGATCTTCGACCAGCTCACACAGAATGTGTCCCACTGTTATGTGCACCTCTTGAATCCTTGGGGTGGCTGCGCAGCCAACCCAAATCCAGTGGTCCAACAAATCCTTGAGCTGGGAGCCATCTCCTCCTGTGAGCCCCACAGTAACAAGACCACACCTTCGGGCCTCTTCCAAGCCCCTCAGAACATTGAGGGATCTACCACTGGTGGTTATACCCAAGGCCACATCTCCGGGCCTGCCCAAGGCTCTTATCTGCCTGGCAAAGATCTCCTTGAAATCATTGTCATTGGCTATGCTGGTCAAAACCGAAGTGTCTGTAGTGAGGGCTACAGCCGCCAGGGCGTCCCTGGGCCTCATGAACTTGTTTACGAATTCGGCTGCCAGGTGTTGAGCATCAGCTGCGCTACCCCCATTGCCGAATATCAGCAGCTTCCCCCCTTGTCTCAAGCACCTTGCTATGGCGTCAGCAGCGTTCAGCACAGGCTCCAAAGGCCCTTTCAAGAAGGCCTGTTTGGCATCTATGCTCTGTTGAACAGCAGACTTTATCCTGTTGAACCGTTCATCCATCATTCACCCTCACTGGAGCGCATAATATGAGCACAGAAATGCCTCGTCAAGGCGTAGAGCCTCCTTGTGATCTTTCAGGGTGGTGAGGCCTGGGGAGAACTATGAGAACTTCATCCACAGACCGCTCCGTGGCTTTCTTTACAATGAAGCGCGTTGCGTTGACCACCAGAGAGTCCCCCTGCCCAGGAATCCTCCGAAAGGCCTTCAAGAGCATTCCAGCCAGGGTCTCGTAGTCTTCTTTGGGCAGTCCCAATCCCAGCTTTTCATTGAGCTCATCCAATTCTGCCCGGCCTGAGACCAGGACCTGGTGTGGAGATATCCATCGCAACAAGGGCTCTTCTACATCATACTCATCTTGGATCTCTCCCACGATTTCCTCCAAGAGGTCTTCCATGGTCACTATGCCCACTGCACCCCCGTATTCGTCCACTATCACGGCCAGATGTTGTCCATCTCTTTGGAGTTTTACCATGAGCTCATCCACAGGCATGAACTCTGGCACAAAAGAAACTGCTCTAACATAGTTGGATATGGGGCTCTTTATGTCTTCGGCTACCAGCAAATCTTTTCCGCGTACAAGGCCCACCACCTTGTCCACTCGCTCCCGGTACACAGGAACTCTGGAATAACCCTCCCGACATATCAACCTTATGGCCTCCTCCACAGAGGCCTTTTCCTCCACCATGGATACATCAATGAGAGGAATCATCACCTCCTTGATGCTGGCCTTGGAGAATTTGAGCACCCTGTTTATCATCCTACGCTCTTCCTGGAGAAAGGGCTCCTGCTCTGGCGAAGCCTTCAGCCTCCAGGCCAGCTCACCCCTGCTGGTGGAAAAGCCCGGGGCTTTTTCTTTTCTGCCAAGAGCCTCTCCACTTGTTTCCAATGCCCTGTGCATCCAAAACCAAGGCTGCATCACCACCTTGCCAGCCCAAAGCACCCAGGCCATGAAAGGAGCCCATTGGGGGGCCCTGGCTTTTCCCAGATTCTCTGCCACGAGTTCTCCAAAAAGGAGAAACCCAAGCAGGTATGACAAAAGCAATATCAGCAGGGTCCAAATCTCCCATGGACTCATCCAACAAAGGAAGGATGCTCCTGCCAAAAAGATCAACTCCTTTGGCAATCCCTCTGTCAGACTCACCACATGAGGTGTGTTCAAAAGCAACAGCGCCTTGGATGCCCAGGGGCGTGCTTTGTCCGATTCCGCCTTCAAGTATTCAGGATCTGTGGAAAGCAAACAGCCCAAGGCAGAACCAAAGAGCCCACCCAAGATCACGGTGAAAAAAATCAGCAACAGAGCCTCTATCATCACTCTTTCTGCTCGCGTACCTGGACATGGACTGCCAGGATTCTCGTGGGACTTACCTTCTCCACCCTGAAACTGAGCTCCCCTAGCTCTACCTGCTCCCCTTGTGCTGGAAAACGCCCCAGTTTCTTAAGCACAAGCCCTGCCACAGTATTGCAACCCTCTTCTTGGATCCTGATGCCCAGGAGCGTTTCCAGTTCATGGAGTCCCAACTTGCCTGAAACCACGAAATTGCCCTCCCCCATCTTCTCCCAGCGGCGTATCTCCAGATCGTATTCGTCGTAGATTTCCCCGAAGAGCTCTTCCAGTATGTCCTCCATGGTCACAAGGCCGCAAAGTGCCCCGTACTCATCCACACAAAGGGCCATATGCAGCTTTCTCTCCTTGAGTTGCTCCAGCAAATCCCCCAATTCCATGTTCACAGGCACGAAGAAAGCCGGCCTGAGCAGATCCGAGAGAGTCTTGGGAGTGTTTCCCTCTTGGGGAAGTTTCAGCCTAAGCAGATCCTTGGCAAACAATATACCCACCACATCGTCCTTGTTGTTTCTATATACTGGAACCCTGGAATAGCCTGCCTCTCTGACGGCTGTGGAAGCCTCATTGAGGCTCATGTCCACGGGCAGGCAAAAGATGTCGGTTCTGGGGGTCATGACCCTGGAGGCCTGGCGATCCTTGAATCCAATTACCCTGTGAATCATCCTATGTTCCAAGCTTTCCAGTGCTCCCTCATGGCAGCCACGTTCCACAAGCCCAAGTAACTCTTGCTTTGTCAGATCTTCCTTTGCTGCTTCTGGTTTCCTCTTCAGCAAGAACCTGCTGAGGGCCTTGCCGCAGCCCTCCAGTGTTTCGCCACAGGGCCCCAAGATGCGATCTGCCAGCCACGAGAATCTTGAAAGAGTGTAAAAAAAAGCATAGGGAGTGCCAGAGAATCTTCTAGGATTAAAGAAACTCCTTCCCAACAAGGCCACAGAAGACAAGCCCACCAAAGCGTACAAGGCCCCATCCGTACCTTGCCAGGAAAGGCTTCTTTCCAGGGCCAGTACCATGCTAAGCAGGGATAACCTCTGAGCCATCCATAGTGAAAGAGAAAGCCTCCTTGGTCTCTTCAAGAGTTCCAGAACAAAGGGCACCAACTGACTGGGCCAAGTACTGCGAAGATGCTCTTCTGGTATTGAGAAAAGGGCCCTGCGTGCTTGAAAGGCGAAACAGTAGACAAAAAAAGAGAGCACCAGGAGAATCATAGCGGCTGTGGGCTTCAATGCCAGGGCTCTCCGATTGCTAAAACCCAGTTGTGAAAAGCGACCTCATGAGGCAGGAACTCACCCCAAAATGATGCCAACCGACTCATGGCCAGGTCACTGAAGACCCTTGTCTTATCCTGAAGTTACCAATCGCTTTCTTGGGAAAGGGAGCTGGGCTTCAGAGGACTCATCTCTCCCAACTCCCTGGCTCTTGGCATCCTTTTATTCAACACCTTGTCGGTTCAGGCGGGGGGGACAGCAGCCGGAGGAGCCGGGCGTGCTCCTGAACGTCTCTGGCCTGAAGGCCCACCCGCTGGTATCTCCTTGCGGACTTTGCGGCCGTCCACCAAAGCCAACTCAAGGATCTCGTCCATGTGCTTCGCGTAAACAAAATGCAATTTCTTCCGAATATGCTTGGGGATCTCCTCCAGGTCTTTCCTGTTTCTTTCGGGTATGATCACGGTTTGGATCTTGGCCCTCAGGGCGGCAAGGGCCTTCTCCTTGAGGCCACCCACAGGAAGGACCCTCCCCCTGAGAGTGATCTCACCGGTCATGGCCACATCCTTTCTCACAGGCATTCCTGTGAGAGCCGACACTATGGCTGTGGTCATGGTAACCCCTGCCGAGGGACCATCCTTGGGGATGGCTCCCGCAGGAACGTGAACATGAACATCGTTTTCAGCGTAGAAGTTTTCATCAATGCCCAGCCTTGAAGCCCTGGAGCGCGCATAGCTGAGCGCCGCATGGGCCGACTCCTTCATCACGTCGCCCAAATGCCCTGTTATGGTGAGATTCCCTTTGCCTTTCATGGTGGTGGCCTCCACGTAAAGTACTTCTCCTCCGTGGGGAGTCCAAGCCAGACCCGTTGCCACCCCCACCTCATTCTCCTCCTGTTCTTGCTCCGGTAGGTATTTGGGCACACCCAGAAATCTATGCAGATTGGCACGAGTCACATGGGTCAAACCGCGGTGGCCTTCGGCTTTCTTGCGAGCCACCTTACGGCAGATTGCCGCTATCTCACGCTCCAGGTTGCGCACCCCAGATTCCCTGGTGTAATGGGAAATCACCTGAAGCAGCGCTTCCTCGGATATGACCAAATCCTTGGAAGAAATCCCGTTTTCCTTCAGTTGGCGAGGGATGAGAAATTGCTCGGCAATGCGCAACTTCTCTTCATTGGAGTAACCGGGAATCTCTATTATCTCCATCCTGTCTTTGAGAGCGGGCAGAATGGGATCAATGAGGTTGGCTGTGGTTATGAACATGACCTTTGAGAGGTCAAAAGGCACATTCAGGTAATGATCGCTGAAGGCGAAGTTCTGTTCAGGATCCAACACCTCCAGCAATGCTGCCGAGGGATCTCCCCGAAAGTCTGTGCCCACCTTGTCTATTTCGTCCAGCATGAACACCGGGTTGTTGGATCCGGCCTGTTTGATTCCCTGAATGATCCTGCCAGGCAAGGCTCCGATGTAAGTTCGCCTGTGGCCCCTGATCTCTGCCTCATCCCTCATGCCGCCCAGGGACACCCTGGTGAATTTCCTGCCAAGAGCCCTGGCAATGGAACGGCCCAGGGAAGTCTTGCCCACCCCTGGTGGGCCCACAAAGCAAAGAATGGGCCCCTTCATGTGCCTCTTTATCTTTCTAACGCCCAGGTACTCCAGAATTCGATCCTTTACCTTCTCCAAATTGTAATGATCTTGATCCAGAACCTTTTTCACCTTGGCTATGTTTAGCCTATCCCTGGTGCTTAAACTCCAAGGAAGATCCACCATCCAATCCAGATAGGTTCTGAGTATGGAGGCTTCTGCTGCATCTGGATGCATCATCTCCAAGCGACTTAATTGCTTCAGGGCCTCCTTTTCCACATCTGGTGGCATTTTGGCCTTGGCGATCTTTTCCCTGAGTTCGTTTATCTCCTCTGTTCTTTCGTCGGTCTCCCCCAATTCATGTTTTATGGCTCTGAGCTGCTCTCTCAGAAAATAATCTCTTTGGGTCTTGGACATCTCCTCCTTGGCCTGGGATTGAATCTTGGCCTGCATGGTGGAGACCTCCAGCTCCCGATGAAGCAACTCGTTGACCCTGCGGAGCCTTTCTAGGGGATCAAAGATCTCCAGGATTTCTTGGGCTTCTTCTATGCGCAGTTTCATGTTGGAAGCCACAAGATCCGCCAGCCTTCCGGGATCTGTCACAGCGTCCAATATGGCCATAACATCAGGGGAGGCCATACCCTTCAGGTTGAGTATCTTCTCGCTGTTCTCCTTGACAGTGCGCATCAAGGCTTCCACCTCGACGCTCACCTCTCCAACCTCTGGATCAGCCACCTTCTCGATTCGGACCCTGTAACCAGCTCCAGCCCTTATGAACTCCCTGATCACCCCTTTGGCCAGCCCTTGCACCAAAATCTTGACTCGCCCATCCGGCAGCCTGAGGGTCTTCATGATCATGGCCACTGTGCCAACGCGATAGATGTCCTCAACCGAAGGATCCTCGTCACTGGCCCTCTTCTGGGTGGCCAGGAAAATCATTCTGCTCGAAGACATGGCTTCGTTGACAGCCTGCAAGGATCCTTCACGCCCCACAAACAAAGGCAAGATCATATAAGAGAAGACCACTATGTCCCTTACAGGCAGTAAGGGGAGAATTTCCGGGATCGCTACTTGCTCCTTTTGGAGCTGTTCCTGTGCCATGACGCCTCCGGCCAAGGCTTTGAAATCATATTCTCAAAGCCACTAATTCAGATCAATAAAGCAGGTCCCTTTGCTTTAACCTGCTTGATTATTCCACAATTCCTGAAAAGCTCTTCCTTACCGCCCAGGCATTATATTACCTGGATCCGCATCGTCTTTGACTCAAAAAATTACCCACTCAAAAGATCATTAGATCAACTTTCTGTTGCTCCTTGAATCCATAATAGGAACCGCATCTTTCAAAGTCAAGGAACCCTGGGCTTTGGCGCTCCTTGACAAGCCTCAGGGGGGTGGTTATGTTCTTACAAGCCTAAAGGCCCTAAAAAAAAGGCAACTTGCTATAACTAAAAGAAGTTTTGCCGATTCGGGGAACTGAAGCTGTGGACGAAAACAAAGTGCAGGAAGCTCCTGAGCAGGAG
The sequence above is drawn from the bacterium genome and encodes:
- a CDS encoding D-sedoheptulose 7-phosphate isomerase, which codes for MMDERFNRIKSAVQQSIDAKQAFLKGPLEPVLNAADAIARCLRQGGKLLIFGNGGSAADAQHLAAEFVNKFMRPRDALAAVALTTDTSVLTSIANDNDFKEIFARQIRALGRPGDVALGITTSGRSLNVLRGLEEARRCGLVTVGLTGGDGSQLKDLLDHWIWVGCAATPRIQEVHITVGHILCELVEDQLAD
- the lon gene encoding endopeptidase La, which translates into the protein MAQEQLQKEQVAIPEILPLLPVRDIVVFSYMILPLFVGREGSLQAVNEAMSSSRMIFLATQKRASDEDPSVEDIYRVGTVAMIMKTLRLPDGRVKILVQGLAKGVIREFIRAGAGYRVRIEKVADPEVGEVSVEVEALMRTVKENSEKILNLKGMASPDVMAILDAVTDPGRLADLVASNMKLRIEEAQEILEIFDPLERLRRVNELLHRELEVSTMQAKIQSQAKEEMSKTQRDYFLREQLRAIKHELGETDERTEEINELREKIAKAKMPPDVEKEALKQLSRLEMMHPDAAEASILRTYLDWMVDLPWSLSTRDRLNIAKVKKVLDQDHYNLEKVKDRILEYLGVRKIKRHMKGPILCFVGPPGVGKTSLGRSIARALGRKFTRVSLGGMRDEAEIRGHRRTYIGALPGRIIQGIKQAGSNNPVFMLDEIDKVGTDFRGDPSAALLEVLDPEQNFAFSDHYLNVPFDLSKVMFITTANLIDPILPALKDRMEIIEIPGYSNEEKLRIAEQFLIPRQLKENGISSKDLVISEEALLQVISHYTRESGVRNLEREIAAICRKVARKKAEGHRGLTHVTRANLHRFLGVPKYLPEQEQEENEVGVATGLAWTPHGGEVLYVEATTMKGKGNLTITGHLGDVMKESAHAALSYARSRASRLGIDENFYAENDVHVHVPAGAIPKDGPSAGVTMTTAIVSALTGMPVRKDVAMTGEITLRGRVLPVGGLKEKALAALRAKIQTVIIPERNRKDLEEIPKHIRKKLHFVYAKHMDEILELALVDGRKVRKEIPAGGPSGQRRSGARPAPPAAVPPA
- a CDS encoding hemolysin family protein, with protein sequence MKPTAAMILLVLSFFVYCFAFQARRALFSIPEEHLRSTWPSQLVPFVLELLKRPRRLSLSLWMAQRLSLLSMVLALERSLSWQGTDGALYALVGLSSVALLGRSFFNPRRFSGTPYAFFYTLSRFSWLADRILGPCGETLEGCGKALSRFLLKRKPEAAKEDLTKQELLGLVERGCHEGALESLEHRMIHRVIGFKDRQASRVMTPRTDIFCLPVDMSLNEASTAVREAGYSRVPVYRNNKDDVVGILFAKDLLRLKLPQEGNTPKTLSDLLRPAFFVPVNMELGDLLEQLKERKLHMALCVDEYGALCGLVTMEDILEELFGEIYDEYDLEIRRWEKMGEGNFVVSGKLGLHELETLLGIRIQEEGCNTVAGLVLKKLGRFPAQGEQVELGELSFRVEKVSPTRILAVHVQVREQKE
- a CDS encoding PilZ domain-containing protein, yielding MAKDQKRRSPQGKQTPEGEIRPRAGMGLHMKYLVISGKDEMKISRSLDAKVEDLSMSGLVFQTPTMRVDDLHLSYDESPILRNKITMEIDLPSKRKVTAIGEVSWYERSLVSKDPFYHVGVTFKEMSPEDRSALRDYLVSIKRTVKAIELDI
- a CDS encoding hemolysin family protein — its product is MIEALLLIFFTVILGGLFGSALGCLLSTDPEYLKAESDKARPWASKALLLLNTPHVVSLTEGLPKELIFLAGASFLCWMSPWEIWTLLILLLSYLLGFLLFGELVAENLGKARAPQWAPFMAWVLWAGKVVMQPWFWMHRALETSGEALGRKEKAPGFSTSRGELAWRLKASPEQEPFLQEERRMINRVLKFSKASIKEVMIPLIDVSMVEEKASVEEAIRLICREGYSRVPVYRERVDKVVGLVRGKDLLVAEDIKSPISNYVRAVSFVPEFMPVDELMVKLQRDGQHLAVIVDEYGGAVGIVTMEDLLEEIVGEIQDEYDVEEPLLRWISPHQVLVSGRAELDELNEKLGLGLPKEDYETLAGMLLKAFRRIPGQGDSLVVNATRFIVKKATERSVDEVLIVLPRPHHPERSQGGSTP
- a CDS encoding zinc ribbon domain-containing protein, which gives rise to MPIYEYRCTACETEFEQIVFGADSEVQCPSCKGKDVKRLMSAAAFKCNGNFVSTASSGGCSGCSSHSCSTCK